Proteins encoded by one window of Cuniculiplasma divulgatum:
- a CDS encoding type IV toxin-antitoxin system AbiEi family antitoxin domain-containing protein, producing the protein MKREDFLEKINYFQLEVFSIHDAARIFGKSERYVSNRLSTIKQIKRIMKGMYYVEGTSVSTIASSIISPSYVSLISAFYIRGSTTQIPIEIQVISPIQHRSLLIDQTRIIFIKLSRGRIFGFERTDVGMVATLEKAIVDSLYLNTFIGETEEALQNNSGLNINRLLEYGKLMHSGATVNRLGHVLEKFGYDCEALLKYRSERYVNFGESGNLKDSKWRVKYAE; encoded by the coding sequence ATGAAAAGGGAGGACTTCCTAGAAAAGATAAACTATTTTCAACTGGAAGTTTTTAGCATACACGATGCAGCTAGAATCTTCGGCAAAAGTGAAAGGTATGTATCTAACAGGCTTTCTACTATTAAACAAATCAAGAGAATAATGAAAGGAATGTATTACGTAGAGGGTACGTCAGTATCCACCATTGCCTCAAGCATCATTTCACCTTCATATGTGAGTCTTATTTCTGCCTTCTATATTAGGGGCTCCACCACACAAATTCCTATAGAAATTCAGGTCATTTCCCCTATCCAGCACAGGTCTCTTCTAATAGATCAGACAAGAATCATTTTCATTAAGTTGAGTAGGGGAAGAATATTTGGCTTTGAACGGACAGATGTTGGCATGGTAGCCACTCTTGAAAAGGCTATTGTTGATTCACTTTATCTGAACACCTTTATAGGTGAAACAGAAGAGGCTCTGCAAAACAATAGTGGATTGAATATTAACAGACTACTAGAATATGGAAAGCTCATGCATTCAGGTGCAACTGTAAACAGGTTAGGACACGTATTGGAGAAATTTGGATATGATTGTGAAGCTTTACTTAAATACAGATCAGAAAGGTACGTTAATTTTGGAGAATCAGGTAACCTAAAAGATTCTAAGTGGAGGGTAAAGTATGCTGAGTAG